From the Candidatus Baltobacteraceae bacterium genome, one window contains:
- a CDS encoding M48 family metalloprotease, with translation MNTRKSLVGIAAGISLGYVAYRVFEAARELRLPAPAMPADAAAYGRRRRALALAGILRSTAGTAAFAFGGGANAIDRLTRTPWGWLRPVTFTAVAQLLEAALELPVEFVEGYTLERRYGLSEQTRRAWLTERVKETLVGAAVSSALAGLFGAVIRRNRAAWPWIASAGAFPLFVLANVAVPLWIMPLFNRFEPLTGPLEVRLRALAARYGCGDAAILRVDMSRQTKKANAYVAGVARTHRIVIGDTLLEGFPPDEIEFVIAHELGHYVSKDSWRMIGLSQLVTTLLLAAASITTRAEVRDDGEHPRTLARVFFWISLFSQVARPALCAFSRSREWAADRFAVTATQAPRTGAAAFARLRAQNLAEDEQPTWYEFFFSTHPSLKARIAHLELSC, from the coding sequence ATGAACACGCGCAAGTCTCTTGTCGGCATCGCTGCGGGAATCTCGCTTGGGTACGTCGCGTATCGCGTCTTCGAGGCCGCGCGCGAGCTGCGATTGCCGGCACCGGCGATGCCGGCCGACGCCGCCGCCTACGGGCGTCGTCGCCGCGCGCTCGCGCTCGCGGGGATTCTGCGCTCTACGGCGGGCACCGCGGCCTTCGCGTTCGGGGGTGGTGCCAACGCGATCGATCGGCTGACGCGAACGCCGTGGGGCTGGCTGCGCCCGGTCACGTTCACCGCGGTCGCCCAACTGCTCGAGGCCGCGCTCGAACTGCCGGTGGAGTTCGTCGAAGGCTACACGCTCGAGCGCCGCTATGGTCTGAGCGAGCAAACGCGACGCGCGTGGCTGACCGAACGCGTGAAGGAGACGCTCGTGGGAGCCGCGGTTTCGAGCGCGCTCGCCGGTCTCTTCGGCGCCGTAATCCGGCGCAACCGCGCCGCCTGGCCGTGGATCGCGAGTGCCGGCGCGTTTCCGCTCTTCGTTCTGGCGAACGTTGCCGTGCCGCTCTGGATCATGCCGCTCTTCAATCGCTTCGAACCGCTAACCGGGCCGCTCGAGGTACGCTTGCGAGCGCTGGCGGCGCGGTACGGCTGCGGGGATGCCGCGATCCTGCGCGTCGACATGAGCCGTCAGACAAAGAAGGCGAACGCCTACGTTGCGGGCGTCGCACGCACGCATCGCATCGTCATCGGCGACACGCTGCTCGAGGGCTTTCCGCCCGACGAGATCGAGTTCGTGATCGCGCACGAACTCGGACACTACGTCAGCAAAGATAGTTGGCGCATGATCGGCTTGAGCCAGCTCGTGACGACGCTGCTGCTGGCCGCCGCCTCGATTACCACGCGCGCCGAGGTACGCGACGATGGCGAGCACCCGCGAACGCTGGCGCGCGTCTTCTTCTGGATATCGCTCTTTTCACAAGTCGCGCGCCCCGCGCTCTGCGCGTTCTCACGCTCGCGCGAATGGGCCGCCGATCGTTTCGCCGTCACCGCCACGCAAGCTCCGCGAACCGGCGCCGCCGCGTTCGCGCGGCTGCGCGCGCAAAACCTCGCCGAAGACGAGCAGCCCACCTGGTACGAGTTCTTCTTCTCAACGCACCCATCGCTCAAAGCCCGCATCGCCCACCTCGAATTGTCATGCTGA
- a CDS encoding DUF5985 family protein gives MYLFLSGIIAMGSFVAAVYFANFWRRTSERLLLYFAIAFALLALERLILAIFDLPEQAQPAIYTIRFIAFVLILIGIAAKNRPRR, from the coding sequence ATGTATTTATTTCTCAGCGGCATCATCGCCATGGGCTCCTTCGTCGCCGCCGTCTACTTCGCGAACTTTTGGCGGCGTACGTCGGAACGTCTGCTGCTCTACTTTGCCATCGCTTTCGCACTGCTCGCGCTGGAACGGCTGATCCTAGCAATCTTCGATCTACCAGAACAAGCCCAACCCGCCATCTACACGATCCGCTTCATCGCCTTCGTCCTAATCCTCATCGGCATAGCCGCCAAAAACCGCCCCCGCCGCTAA
- a CDS encoding DUF5985 family protein — translation MIAEIVYLLCTATSLLCAVLLFRSYQRQRIALLFWSGLCFVGLFLNNALLFVDLVLLPAGDLSILRVLPAALGMIVLCYGLVREMAA, via the coding sequence ATGATCGCTGAAATTGTCTATCTGCTATGCACGGCAACGAGCCTGCTCTGCGCCGTACTGCTCTTCCGAAGTTATCAGCGGCAGCGCATCGCGCTGCTGTTTTGGAGCGGCCTCTGCTTCGTCGGGCTGTTCCTCAACAACGCCCTGCTGTTCGTCGATCTGGTCCTGCTGCCGGCCGGCGACCTATCGATCCTGCGCGTGCTGCCGGCCGCGCTCGGAATGATCGTTCTGTGTTACGGACTCGTGCGGGAGATGGCGGCGTAA
- the mptA gene encoding GTP cyclohydrolase MptA, translated as MTHVYIGIGSNLGDRQANILAALQRLRSRTRILAVSSFYESAPAGGADGPAFLNVAASLETEMDRSAFEACARDVETAVGRASTHKLAARPIDIDLLVFGTGYVHPQLASRSYNAIPLAEIASEFASPAAGSNGVRRKTRTLHFDANRQEEAPDVRLSLNRVGVSGVRRIVHLNIDGKERVFNGEFAMVADLAPDKAGVHMSRFSEILEEAALDVLARADAPARIEQLTEAIAREVVRSQRAIRADVRLRADFALERWTPVSGKRGEEIYTLIGIAHADAGGSRRVVGVEAEGMTACPCAQLMVREHSMHELIEAGFSESDAKRALDALPVATHNQRGKGSVLLGVEERFAEAVRAEDLVEIVENSMSSETYDLLKRPDEFFIVNKAHHNPKFVEDVVRGILARSLDVYGDLGDETFVAATQINYESIHKHDAFAEAYGTFGEFRAELRTAQYVTRKTDLASWLGTRPSVIVT; from the coding sequence CCGGCGGGGCCGATGGTCCGGCGTTTCTCAACGTTGCGGCCTCGCTCGAAACGGAGATGGATCGCTCGGCCTTCGAGGCGTGCGCACGCGACGTCGAAACGGCCGTCGGCCGCGCGAGCACCCATAAGCTGGCGGCACGGCCGATCGATATCGATCTGCTCGTTTTCGGTACGGGTTACGTTCATCCGCAGCTTGCGTCGCGATCGTACAACGCGATTCCGCTGGCCGAGATCGCCTCGGAGTTCGCCTCGCCGGCCGCAGGCAGCAACGGCGTGCGACGCAAGACGCGTACGCTCCATTTCGACGCCAACCGCCAGGAAGAGGCGCCCGACGTGCGCCTCTCGCTCAATCGCGTCGGCGTCTCCGGCGTGCGCCGGATCGTGCACTTGAATATCGACGGCAAGGAACGCGTCTTCAACGGCGAGTTCGCGATGGTCGCCGATCTCGCGCCGGATAAAGCGGGCGTGCACATGTCTCGCTTCTCCGAAATATTGGAAGAAGCCGCGCTCGACGTGCTCGCTCGCGCCGACGCGCCCGCGCGCATCGAACAGCTCACCGAGGCGATCGCGCGCGAGGTGGTGCGCAGCCAGCGCGCCATTCGCGCCGACGTTCGCCTGCGCGCGGATTTCGCGCTCGAGCGCTGGACGCCGGTCAGCGGCAAGCGCGGCGAGGAGATCTATACGCTGATCGGCATCGCACACGCCGATGCTGGCGGATCGCGCCGCGTCGTCGGCGTCGAGGCCGAAGGCATGACGGCGTGTCCGTGCGCGCAGCTCATGGTGCGCGAACACAGCATGCACGAATTGATCGAAGCGGGATTCTCCGAGTCCGACGCCAAGCGCGCGCTCGACGCGTTGCCCGTGGCGACGCACAATCAGCGCGGCAAAGGTTCGGTGCTCTTGGGCGTCGAGGAGCGATTCGCCGAGGCGGTGCGCGCCGAAGATCTCGTGGAGATCGTGGAAAACTCGATGTCGAGCGAGACGTATGACTTGCTTAAACGGCCCGACGAATTCTTCATCGTGAACAAGGCGCATCACAATCCGAAGTTCGTGGAGGACGTCGTGCGCGGAATCCTCGCGCGTTCCCTCGACGTCTACGGCGATCTCGGCGACGAAACGTTCGTGGCCGCGACGCAGATCAATTACGAATCGATTCACAAGCACGACGCATTCGCCGAAGCCTACGGCACGTTCGGCGAATTCCGCGCCGAGCTGCGAACGGCGCAATACGTGACGCGCAAGACCGATCTCGCCTCGTGGCTCGGGACGCGCCCGTCGGTTATAGTAACCTAG